A part of Gramella sp. MAR_2010_147 genomic DNA contains:
- a CDS encoding peptidoglycan DD-metalloendopeptidase family protein, with product MQSFSEFLNELTSCFTPVIGGAYKQEDFAYIDLSEDNRDLLKLEVASSKAFSIFVDEYLRNRNSKAAFGGYNELRTLYNRSQLFNNTEANRNIHIGLDVWVPAYSEIISPLDGKIHSFKDNDNFGDYGPTIILEHSFNERKFYTLYGHLSRKSLDNLSIGTEVKAGDKIAELGDFDENGDYAPHLHFQIMEDMQGGVGDYPGVVKKEDLDIYLKNCPDPNLLLKI from the coding sequence ATGCAAAGTTTTTCTGAGTTTTTAAATGAATTGACCTCTTGTTTTACTCCGGTCATAGGAGGAGCGTATAAACAGGAGGATTTCGCATATATAGACCTCTCTGAAGATAACAGGGATCTTTTAAAATTAGAAGTCGCTTCTTCCAAAGCATTTTCCATTTTTGTAGATGAATACCTTCGGAACAGAAATTCAAAAGCTGCCTTTGGAGGTTATAATGAATTGAGGACTTTGTATAATAGGAGTCAATTATTTAATAATACAGAAGCCAATAGGAATATCCACATTGGTCTTGACGTTTGGGTTCCGGCGTATTCTGAAATTATAAGTCCGTTAGATGGCAAGATCCATAGCTTTAAGGACAATGATAATTTTGGCGATTATGGTCCAACGATCATTTTGGAGCATTCCTTTAACGAAAGAAAATTTTATACGCTCTACGGTCATCTTTCCCGAAAATCGCTGGATAATTTAAGTATAGGGACAGAGGTAAAAGCCGGAGATAAAATTGCTGAATTAGGAGATTTTGATGAAAATGGTGACTATGCCCCGCATTTACATTTTCAGATCATGGAAGATATGCAGGGTGGTGTAGGTGATTATCCGGGGGTCGTTAAAAAAGAAGATCTGGACATTTATTTAAAAAACTGCCCAGATCCCAATTTGTTGTTGAAAATATAA
- a CDS encoding sigma-70 family RNA polymerase sigma factor — MIQHELIEACKLNSRRAQLQLYNKYCDGMYYVALRFMKDTMEAEDAMQEAFIKAFSKLHQFNGEVTFGAWLKRIVINKCLDKLKAKKMELVAINEQTLGTVEDEEDWQIEDGVSVEEVKRKMENLPEKYKYPLMLYLVEGYDHEEISEILNITQVASRTLVHRGKKKLQDELKTLSNGTGY; from the coding sequence TTGATACAGCATGAGCTAATAGAAGCTTGTAAACTGAACAGCCGGCGGGCTCAGTTGCAGTTGTACAACAAATATTGTGACGGGATGTATTATGTGGCATTACGGTTTATGAAAGATACGATGGAGGCCGAAGATGCAATGCAGGAAGCTTTTATAAAAGCCTTCTCAAAATTACATCAGTTTAACGGAGAGGTCACCTTTGGGGCCTGGCTTAAACGAATCGTTATCAATAAATGTCTGGACAAGTTGAAAGCGAAGAAAATGGAACTTGTTGCCATCAATGAGCAAACGCTGGGAACGGTAGAAGATGAAGAAGATTGGCAAATAGAAGACGGGGTGAGTGTTGAAGAAGTAAAGAGAAAAATGGAAAATCTGCCTGAGAAATATAAATATCCCTTGATGCTTTACCTGGTAGAAGGTTACGATCATGAAGAGATAAGTGAAATTTTAAATATTACGCAGGTAGCCTCTAGAACTTTGGTACACAGAGGGAAAAAGAAATTACAGGACGAACTTAAAACTTTAAGTAATGGGACAGGATATTAG